In the genome of Metabacillus litoralis, the window TTTTTTCACCTCATAGTATATTTTGTTAATTTAGACTATCTAAGTAGCCTTGTAAAATCATAACAGCAGCCATTTTATCAATGACTTGTTTCCTTTTCTTACGACTAACGTCAGCAGAAATGAGCATTCTTTCAGCAGCCATTGTTGTTAAGCGTTCATCCCAGAGTACGACAGGGAGACCAAATTTCTTTGTCAAAATATCAGCAAATCGCTGACTTGCTTCAGCTCTTGGTCCTATTGTCCCATTCATATTTTTGGGCATTCCTAGAACAATCTTTTCTACATTATGCTGCTCAATGATTTCAGCAAGTCGTCCTAATTTATAGTCTCGACTTTCCTCATTTATTTTAATCGTCTCAATTCCCTGGGCTGTCCACCCTAGCTCATCACTCACAGCAACTCCAAGTGTTTTTGAGCCTAAATCTAATCCTAAAATTCGCATATTATGCCTCTCGGTTTTTTTGTAAGTAAGATTTTACTAGCTCCTCAATTAATTCATCTCGCTCAAGTTTGCGAATTAAATTCCGTGCGTCGCGATGACGGGGAATATAGGCAGGATCACCCGAAAGTAAATATCCAACAATTTGATTAATTGGATTATAGCCTTTTTCTTGTAACGCATCGTATACAGTATAAAGAACTTCATTTACATTGGTTTCGACCGTTTCATCAGAAAAATTAAATTTCATTGTTTTATCAAATGAACTCACCGTTCGCACCTCTTTCTCAGATTCATAATCGGAATCTGCTTGTCCAATCTTACCTACATTTTACACTACTTTTCGTAATTATAAAACGGAATCAACCCATTCATCGACAAGTTTTAGCGCTTCTTCCAATTTTTCTGGTTGTTTTGCACCTGCTTGTGCCATGTCAGGGCGTCCGCCGCCTTTTCCACCACAACGTTCCGCTACTTCTTTAATTAATTTACCAGCATGATATCCTTTATCAACTAAATCCTTTGTAACACCAGCAATCAGGTTTACTTTTCCATCTTCAGCCGCTCCGAGAACTACAATAGCTGATTGGAGCTTATTTTTCAAGTCATCCATCATGCCACGCAGGCTGTTCATGTCTTTTGCATTAACTTTTGCAGCTAGTACCGTTACTCCATTTATCGTTTTAGCTTGATCAACGATGCTACCAGCTTCTAAATTTCCGAGCTTAGTTGTTAATGATTCATTTTCGCGTTGAAGTGCACGGTAATCTTGTAATAAACCGCTGATTCTTGAAACAATTTCTTTTGGATTTGCTTTTAATAACTCAGCAGCCTCTTTTAATTTTTCATATTGCTCATTCATATATTGATATGCTGCTTTTCCTGTAACAGCTTCAATACGTCTAGTTCCAGCGCCGATACCTGTTTCTGTTACAATTTTGAATAGACCAATTGAAGATGTATTATCGACATGACATCCTCCACATAGCTCTAAGCTGTAGTCTCCAACTTGAACAACACGAACAATTTCCCCGTACTTCTCACCAAATAGTGCCATTGCTCCCATTTCTTTGGCTTCATTTAAAGATTTAAAGTCAATATTTACATCAATACTTTTCCAGATTTGCTCATTTACAATCTGTTCAATTCGTGACAGCTCTTCTTGGCTCACTTGCCCAAAATGTGAGAAGTCAAATCGAAGACGATCAACTGTTACTAACGAACCTGCCTGATTTACATGAGTACCAAGCACATCTTTAAGTGCTTGATGTAATAAATGTGTTGCTGTGTGATTTTTTACAATACCAGTACGATTTTCTTCAGCTACTGAGGCTGTTAATGTATCCCCAGTTTGAAGGGTACCACTTTCTACAATAACATTATGAAGGTTCTGGCCGTTAGGAGCTTTTTGAACATCTTTCACTTTGATCATTGCTTTATCACTAGTAAGCGTTCCTTCATCAGCAATTTGTCCGCCACTTTCAGCATAAAATGGTGTTTTATTAAGGATTACTTGGACTTCTTCACCTTCGTGTGCTTCTTGAACAACTTCACCGTTTTTCACAATTACAACAGCTTCTGAATTGTTTACAGTTAGCTGATTGTATCCAACAAATTCACTTTCCGTTTTAATTTCCCCAAGCATGCCACCTTGAACCTGCATAGAATCAACCTTTTGCATAGCTGCACGAGCTCGTTCACGTTGTCTACCCATTTCTTCTTCAAAGCCAGCATGATCAACTTTCATGCCTTCTTCTTCAGCATATTCCTCAGTTAACTCAACAGGGAATCCATACGTATCATATAGACGGAATACATCCTCTCCTGGAATTTCATTATTTCCTTTTTCTTTTTGCGTTTTGATTACTTCACTAAGGATGGCTAGCCCTTCATTTAATGTTTCATGGAAACGCTCTTCTTCATTTTTAATCACTTTTTGAATGAATTCAGTCTTTGTTTTGACTTCTGGATAAAAATCAACCATAATTTCAGCAACAACTGGAACAAGCTCATACATGAATGGACGGTTTATATTAATTTGCTTTGCATAGCGTACCGCTCTTCTTAACAGGCGTCGCAATACATATCCACGACCTTCATTAGAAGGGAGAGCCCCATCACTTATCGCAAAGCTTACTGTTCGAACATGGTCGGCAATAACTTTAAATGACACATCTTTTTCTTTATCTTTACGGTATTCTTCACCTGAAATTTGCTCAGTTGCTTTAATAATTGGAATGAATAAATCTGTATCAAAATTTGTTTGTACATTTTGAATGACAGAGACCATACGCTCAAGTCCCATT includes:
- the ruvX gene encoding Holliday junction resolvase RuvX; amino-acid sequence: MRILGLDLGSKTLGVAVSDELGWTAQGIETIKINEESRDYKLGRLAEIIEQHNVEKIVLGMPKNMNGTIGPRAEASQRFADILTKKFGLPVVLWDERLTTMAAERMLISADVSRKKRKQVIDKMAAVMILQGYLDSLN
- a CDS encoding IreB family regulatory phosphoprotein, giving the protein MSSFDKTMKFNFSDETVETNVNEVLYTVYDALQEKGYNPINQIVGYLLSGDPAYIPRHRDARNLIRKLERDELIEELVKSYLQKNREA
- the alaS gene encoding alanine--tRNA ligase — encoded protein: MKHLQSAEVRQMFLDFFKEKGHTVEPSASLVPHEDPTLLWINSGVATLKKYFDGRVIPANPRICNAQKSIRTNDIENVGKTARHHTFFEMLGNFSIGDYFKVESIEWAWEFLTDENWIGFDPEKLSVTIHPEDNEAFDIWKDKIGIPEERIIRLEGNFWDIGEGPSGPNTEIFYDRGEEYGNDPEDPELYPGGENERYLEVWNLVFSQFNHNPDGTYTPLPKKNIDTGMGLERMVSVIQNVQTNFDTDLFIPIIKATEQISGEEYRKDKEKDVSFKVIADHVRTVSFAISDGALPSNEGRGYVLRRLLRRAVRYAKQININRPFMYELVPVVAEIMVDFYPEVKTKTEFIQKVIKNEEERFHETLNEGLAILSEVIKTQKEKGNNEIPGEDVFRLYDTYGFPVELTEEYAEEEGMKVDHAGFEEEMGRQRERARAAMQKVDSMQVQGGMLGEIKTESEFVGYNQLTVNNSEAVVIVKNGEVVQEAHEGEEVQVILNKTPFYAESGGQIADEGTLTSDKAMIKVKDVQKAPNGQNLHNVIVESGTLQTGDTLTASVAEENRTGIVKNHTATHLLHQALKDVLGTHVNQAGSLVTVDRLRFDFSHFGQVSQEELSRIEQIVNEQIWKSIDVNIDFKSLNEAKEMGAMALFGEKYGEIVRVVQVGDYSLELCGGCHVDNTSSIGLFKIVTETGIGAGTRRIEAVTGKAAYQYMNEQYEKLKEAAELLKANPKEIVSRISGLLQDYRALQRENESLTTKLGNLEAGSIVDQAKTINGVTVLAAKVNAKDMNSLRGMMDDLKNKLQSAIVVLGAAEDGKVNLIAGVTKDLVDKGYHAGKLIKEVAERCGGKGGGRPDMAQAGAKQPEKLEEALKLVDEWVDSVL